In Elephas maximus indicus isolate mEleMax1 chromosome 4, mEleMax1 primary haplotype, whole genome shotgun sequence, a genomic segment contains:
- the LOC126076000 gene encoding apolipoprotein L3-like isoform X3, with protein MNPEPDGLSSESQGFIEEVIEYLKNSLSQEELQLLPAEDQAWERFLIEADLSRDEADALYEALNKLRIDKATEDKDMLQKEQEDRDRFLDKFPQVKMELESRIRQLHALADEVDKIHRDCTISHVVANSTGIISGILTFIGFGLAPITAGVSLALSATGMGLGTAAAITSASTSIVDYSNSFSAKAKARKLVATGDCADLVKGVLPPFVSITKHCIEVLSNIGKTVRAIKLAKANPRLVASARLLMTTGNISIWRSKQVQKAFGGTTLAMTKGARVMGMATTGVSLLMDVVSLVQESKHLHEGAKAESAEELRKQAQDLERKLEKLTQIHKNLQ; from the exons AGAGCCAAGGCTTCATTGAGGAAGTCATTGAGTATCTCAAGAACAGTCTGAGCCAGGAGGAGCTGCAACTCCTGCCGGCTGAAGACCAAGCCTGGGAGAGATTCCTGATCGAGGCGGACTTGTCCAG GGATGAGGCAGATGCACTATATGAAGCTCTGAACAAGCTCAGAATAGACAAAGCCACAGAAGACAAAGACATGCTTCAAAAAGAACAGGAGGATAGAGACAGGTTTTTGGACAAGTTTCCTCAAGTGAAAATGGAGCTTGAGTCACGTATAAGACAGCTTCACGCCCTTGCAGACGAGGTTGACAAGATACACAGAGACTGCACCATCTCCCATGTGGTGGCAAATTCCACCGGCATCATCTCTGGCATCCTGACCTTCATTGGCTTCGGCCTGGCACCCATAACAGCAGGGGTCAGTCTGGCACTCTCAGCAACCGGGATGGGGCTTGGAACAGCGGCTGCTATCACCAGTGCTTCCACCAGCATCGTGGACTACTCAAACAGTTTCTCAGCAAAAGCCAAAGCCAGGAAACTGGTGGCAACTGGCGATTGTGCAGATCTTGTGAAAGGTGTGCTACCACCATTTGTTTCCATCACGAAGCATTGCATCGAAGTACTGTCAAACATTGGGAAGACTGTCCGTGCCATAAAGCTAGCCAAAGCCAACCCTCGCCTAGTAGCCAGTGCCAGGCTTCTAATGACCACTGGGAACATCTCGATCTGGAGGAGTAAGCAGGTGCAGAAAGCCTTTGGAGGCACCACTCTGGCAATGACCAAAGGAGCCCGGGTCATGGGTATGGCCACCACAGGTGTCTCCCTTCTAATGGATGTGGTCAGCCTTGTGCAAGAGTCAAAGCACTTACACGAGGGGGCGAAGGCGGAGTCAGCTGAAGAGCTGAGGAAGCAGGCTCAGGATCTGGAGAGGAAGTTAGAAAAGCTCACCCAGATCCATAAGAATCTGCAGTAG
- the LOC126076000 gene encoding apolipoprotein L3-like isoform X1: protein MKPEPHGLSSESQGFIEEVIEYLKNSLSQEELQLLPAEDQAWERFLIEADLSRDEADALYEALNKLRIDKATEDKDMLQKEQEDRDRFLDKFPQVKMELESRIRQLHALADEVDKIHRDCTISHVVANSTGIISGILTFIGFGLAPITAGVSLALSATGMGLGTAAAITSASTSIVDYSNSFSAKAKARKLVATGDCADLVKGVLPPFVSITKHCIEVLSNIGKTVRAIKLAKANPRLVASARLLMTTGNISIWRSKQVQKAFGGTTLAMTKGARVMGMATTGVSLLMDVVSLVQESKHLHEGAKAESAEELRKQAQDLERKLEKLTQIHKNLQ, encoded by the exons ATGAAACCAGAACCCCATGGACTCAGCTCAG AGAGCCAAGGCTTCATTGAGGAAGTCATTGAGTATCTCAAGAACAGTCTGAGCCAGGAGGAGCTGCAACTCCTGCCGGCTGAAGACCAAGCCTGGGAGAGATTCCTGATCGAGGCGGACTTGTCCAG GGATGAGGCAGATGCACTATATGAAGCTCTGAACAAGCTCAGAATAGACAAAGCCACAGAAGACAAAGACATGCTTCAAAAAGAACAGGAGGATAGAGACAGGTTTTTGGACAAGTTTCCTCAAGTGAAAATGGAGCTTGAGTCACGTATAAGACAGCTTCACGCCCTTGCAGACGAGGTTGACAAGATACACAGAGACTGCACCATCTCCCATGTGGTGGCAAATTCCACCGGCATCATCTCTGGCATCCTGACCTTCATTGGCTTCGGCCTGGCACCCATAACAGCAGGGGTCAGTCTGGCACTCTCAGCAACCGGGATGGGGCTTGGAACAGCGGCTGCTATCACCAGTGCTTCCACCAGCATCGTGGACTACTCAAACAGTTTCTCAGCAAAAGCCAAAGCCAGGAAACTGGTGGCAACTGGCGATTGTGCAGATCTTGTGAAAGGTGTGCTACCACCATTTGTTTCCATCACGAAGCATTGCATCGAAGTACTGTCAAACATTGGGAAGACTGTCCGTGCCATAAAGCTAGCCAAAGCCAACCCTCGCCTAGTAGCCAGTGCCAGGCTTCTAATGACCACTGGGAACATCTCGATCTGGAGGAGTAAGCAGGTGCAGAAAGCCTTTGGAGGCACCACTCTGGCAATGACCAAAGGAGCCCGGGTCATGGGTATGGCCACCACAGGTGTCTCCCTTCTAATGGATGTGGTCAGCCTTGTGCAAGAGTCAAAGCACTTACACGAGGGGGCGAAGGCGGAGTCAGCTGAAGAGCTGAGGAAGCAGGCTCAGGATCTGGAGAGGAAGTTAGAAAAGCTCACCCAGATCCATAAGAATCTGCAGTAG